A region of Bicyclus anynana chromosome 15, ilBicAnyn1.1, whole genome shotgun sequence DNA encodes the following proteins:
- the LOC112051656 gene encoding DNA polymerase delta subunit 2, with translation MLFKVESRLTDSDNKNFELHELDRPTIQYTDTSKRFYEASRDFSKQYAHIYSARLSTFRNILQPVINKRWGNKYKILKLCDLRDKGTTCIIVGTLFKLQELKPSILKELSDQLEVIPQPARTHFVHETDSLVLEDELQRVKLSGDCIHVNEVVTGVVAALLGSEDDDGVFTIKDMCWAGCNIQKPLPVLSNDRYIVLMSGLNLASKSGDHMFALNLFLEWLSGFCGTSEYQEELSKIVRVIIAGGIYANQSNESILNETDVIAASELVDTFSAAVSAVTPLDLMPGCKDPASIMLPQKPFHYCLFPKATEYKSFNRVSNPYECDIGGFLCLGTSGEPINDITRYSSIDSYLNAMKKTLQWRHMAPTCPDTVPSTPCLDTDPFTIYNCPAIYYCGNSSVFATEVFKGDENQTVRIVCVPDFCTSRTVALVNLANLECYSMKFA, from the exons atgttattcaAAGTAGAATCGAGATTAACTGATTCTGATAATAAGAACTTTGAGCTTCATGAGCTAGACAGACCTACTATTCAGTATACGGACACATCTAAACGATTTTACGAGGCTTCCCgtgatttttcaaaacaatatgCTCATATTTATTCTGCGAGACTAAGTACCTTTAGAAATATATTACAACCTGTAATTAATAAAAGGTGGGGCAataaatacaagattttaaaGCTCTGTGATTTACGCGACAAAGGTACAACTTGTATTATAGTAGGTACCCTGTTCAAGCTTCAAGAATTAAAACCAAGTATATTGAAGGAGCTCTCTGATCAACTGGAGGTTATTCCACAACCTGCGAG GACACATTTTGTACATGAAACAGATAGCTTAGTTTTGGAAGATGAGCTACAAAGAGTCAAGTTGTCTGGTGATTGCATCCATGTTAATGAAGTTGTAACTGGTGTGGTGGCAGCTCTGCTTG GATCTGAGGATGACGATGGTGTCTTTACAATCAAAGATATGTGCTGGGCTGGATGTAATATACAAAAACCTTTGCCAGTTTTAAGTAATGACAG ataTATAGTTTTAATGTCTGGTCTAAATCTAGCTTCAAAAAGTGGAGACCATATGTTTGCTTTAAATCTATTTTTGGAATGGCTGTCTGGTTTTTGTGGAACATCAGAATATCAAGAGGAGCTCTCTAAAATTGTGAGAGTCATAATAGCAG GTGGAATCTATGCAAATCAGTCAAATGAGAGTATACTGAATGAAACAGATGTGATCGCAGCTTCGGAACTAGTGGACACATTCTCTGCCGCTGTCAGTGCGGTCACACCGTTGGACCTCATGCCCGGCTGCAAGGATCCAGCTAGTATCATGTTGCCACAAAAGCCTTTCCACTATT GTTTGTTTCCCAAAGCCACAGAGTATAAATCGTTCAACCGAGTCTCTAATCCTTATGAGTGTGATATTGGAg GATTTCTATGTTTGGGAACATCTGGTGAACCTATAAATGATATAACGCGATACAGCAGCATTGACAGTTATTTGAATGCCATGAAGAAAACCTTGCAATGGCGTCATATGGCGCCGACATGTCCAGACACCGTGCCAAGCACCCCATGCTTGGATACAGATCCGTTTACTATATACAACTGTCCCGCTATATATTATTGTGGTAACAGCAGTGTATTTGCTACTGAAGTGTTTAAAG
- the LOC112051666 gene encoding meiosis-specific with OB domain-containing protein isoform X1, protein MAGVRKVCLNSLNIKIDNALIVGIIIAKNSPRTIGQKKKNGESRGVMSFTLRDSIIDTINANVWGSEYFVITFYERFLVGDVVSITNPKICIKGGDNEMYRPQVTSPFCLSLNEGMSDMYTFDGDAYGSYLPLLHVPTKPCAGYCGLSEVLKITEQTNNVYVDLLVVVKAVKAAKTIRTKTGTDMTVRTIEIMDNTTPAPVILDTFDIDTIQRAEQWRPLESVLFVADARVSWRNMAARVQTCSRTVITHQPHTPEAESLRLYMRNQSSTGDGEAAMWAAWSGERANTACVSQIRDRLSSGVPFCAALHALLTHLDLDDFVTSKDGSLEELKVRFADHTGELNARIPVKVVEDAFGYSANQLVSMSADDRASLRWRFLLEQCCTKIAVTSARLVVLSLRRASAADPIPLY, encoded by the exons atggCGGGAGTTAGGAAAGTTTGTCTTAATagtttgaatattaaaatagataatgcaTTAATTGTTGGAATTATTATAGCCAAAAATAGTCCACGTACTATAGGTCAGAAAAAAAAGAATGGAGAATCACGAGGTGTCATGTCTTTTACATTGCGTGATTCTATTATTGATACAATCAATGCGAACGTTTGGGGTTcagaatattttgtaataacttTCTATGAAAGATTTCTCGTGGGTGACGTTG TTTCCATCACAAACCCAAAAATTTGTATCAAGGGTGGCGACAATGAAATGTATAGGCCACAG GTGACTTCTCCATTTTGCCTGTCACTGAACGAAGGCATGTCGGATATGTACACTTTTGACGGAGACGCGTACGGCTCTTACCTGCCGCTCCTGCATGTTCCTACAAAGCCTTGCGCGGGGTACTGCGGCCTTTCAGAAGTATTGAAAATCACAG AACAGACAAATAATGTGTACGTAGACTTATTGGTGGTGGTTAAAGCCGTCAAAGCAGCGAAAACCATCAGAACAAAGACAG GTACAGATATGACGGTACGTACTATCGAAATAATGGACAATACGACACCTGCCCCTGTCATCCTCGATACATTTGATATTGACACAATtcaaag AGCTGAACAATGGCGTCCGCTAGAGAGCGTGCTGTTTGTGGCGGACGCGCGCGTGTCGTGGCGCAACATGGCGGCGCGCGTGCAGACGTGCTCGCGCACCGTGATCACGCACCAGCCGCACACGCCCGAGGCGGAGTCCCTGCGGCTGTACATGCGCAATCAGTCCAGCACCG GCGACGGCGAGGCGGCTATGTGGGCCGCGTGGAGCGGCGAGCGCGCGAACACGGCGTGCGTGTCGCAGATACGAGACCGGCTCAGCTCCGGAGTGCCGTTCTGCGCCGCGCTACACGCACTACTCACTCATCTGGACTTGGACGACTTTGTGACCTCCAA GGACGGAAGTTTGGAGGAATTGAAGGTGCGTTTTGCAGATCACACCGGCGAGCTAAACGCGAGGATACCGGTCAAAGTAGTTGAAGATGCTTTCGGATACTCG GCGAATCAATTAGTCTCAATGTCAGCTGATGACCGAGCGTCCCTCCGTTGGAGATTCCTGCTGGAGCAATGCTGCACTAAGATAGCAGTGACGTCAGCGCGCCTCGTCGTCTTATCCTTGCGACGTGCCTCAGCGGCTGATCCAATACCTTTATATTGA
- the LOC112051654 gene encoding ecto-NOX disulfide-thiol exchanger 2 isoform X2 encodes MDPNKNDPTMSTAMMNPMMMQSMMMSQGNMMLPGMYNMMMPNAMLGSGMMPSTGMEMMQSSAMDMSAIQPQIDMSAMGTTQTMATSSQSMDMGMMSGMMMDPMMGMYSNVTGEIQEAKEIVLKHCKLIPPTSGSPHPPRRAKPPGCRTIFVGGLPEKIRESHVRDIFERYGRIHILRLSKKNFCHIRFDRETCVDAAMVISGYRVKLLSKEKDEDDEDSQATNGWLHVDYALSRDDQNEYERRQRQAMRVQQQQMQQQMSVQENMASRNMNYRRSPSPVRIQVFSNAAMVQLGEKIKSEEHFASSLPTLVSWLERGECSKKTSTQFYSMIQATNSHIRRLFGEKMQAEEEFQECKERVKNHIQSVIEQLEQVAKVFTAATHQRVWDHFTKPQRKNIETWQKMTQEFHALKEEFNDKFYNEESEFNGYTKGQGSVDNEEVQQLKRENESLQFQLEAYKNEVDVIKADAQKEMEKFKAQFIARQLLQGAMDKNPPLPSPVVKPPPPPPLPDDMETKVMVKDEVDPASGEAKLIGVMSAFLQVHPQGASLDYVVSYVRALFPGVSQASIHHVLQKHDEVFQRTTSGVGANIENRWTFVAFAGKA; translated from the exons ATGGATCCAAACAAAAATGATCCCACAATGTCGACTGCTATGATGAACCCAATGATGATGCAGAGCATGATGATGTCTCAAG gaAACATGATGTTGCCTGGAATGTACAATATGATGATGCCAAATGCTATGTTGGGAAGTGGCATGATGCCGTCTACTGGGATGGAAATGATGCAAAGCAGTGCCATGGATATGTCAGCTATTCAGCCTCAGATTGACATGTCTGCAATGGGAACGACACAGACTATGGCAACATCTTCTCAGTCCATGGATATGGGGATGATGAGTGGCATGATGATGGATCCTATGATGGGGATGTATTCTAACGTAACTGGGGAAATACAAGAAGCAAAAGAGATAGTTCTCAAACATTGCAAATTAATACCACCAACAAGTGGGTCACCCCATCCGCCACGTAGAGCAAAACCACCGGGATGTCGAACAATCTTTGTTGGTGGATTACCTGAAAAGATAAGAGAGAGCCATGTGAGAGATATATTTGAACGCTATGGCAGGATTCATATACTGCGGCTGTCAAAAAAGAACTTCTGCCACATTCGGTTTGATAGAGAAACATGTGTGGATGCTGCCATGGTGATATCTGGTTACAGAGTTAAACTATTAAGCAAAGAAAAggatgaagatgatgaagatTCTCAAGCTACTAATGGTTGGCTACATGTGGACTATGCTTTG agcaGAGATGATCAAAACGAGTATGAGAGACGGCAACGTCAAGCAATGCGGGTCCAACAGCAGCAAATGCAGCAACAGATGTCAGTGCAGGAGAACATGGCGAGCAGGAACATGAACTACCGCCGCTCTCCGTCGCCCGTGCGGATACAAGTATTTTCAAATGCAGCCATGGTGCAGTTGGGTGAAAAAATCAAAAGTGAAGAACATTTCGCGAGCTCTCTGCCT aCTTTAGTTTCATGGCTCGAGCGTGGAGAGTGCTCTAAAAAGACATCCACTCAATTTTATAGCATGATTCAAGCTACAAACTCTCACATTAGAAGACTATTTGGCGAAAAAATGCAGGCAGAAGAGGAGTTCCAGGAGTGTAAAGAAAGGGTTAAGAATCATATACAGAGTGTGATCGAACAAC TCGAGCAGGTGGCGAAAGTGTTCACTGCGGCCACGCACCAACGGGTTTGGGATCACTTTACTAAACCTCAGCGAAAGAACATTGAAACATGGCAAAAAATGACACAG GAGTTTCACGCTCTGAAAGAGGAATTCAATGATAAGTTCTATAATGAAGAGTCTGAGTTCAATGGGTACACCAAGGGGCAGGGTAGTGTTGATAACGAAGAAGTACAACAACTGAAG agAGAAAATGAAAGTCTTCAATTCCAATTGGAAGCTTACAAAAATGAAGTTGACGTCATAAAAGCTGATGCTCAGAAAGAAATGGAGAAGTTCAAAGCGCAATTCATAGCACGCCAATTATTGCAAGGAGCAATGGACAAAAAT CCACCACTGCCGTCTCCGGTGGTgaagccgccgccgccgccgccactgCCCGACGACATGGAGACCAAGGTGATGGTGAAGGATGAAGTGGATCCTGCGAGTGGCGAAGCCAAGCTGATTGGTGTCATGTCGGCGTTCTTGCAG GTGCACCCACAAGGCGCCAGCCTGGACTACGTGGTGTCGTACGTGCGCGCGCTGTTCCCCGGCGTGTCGCAGGCCAGCATCCACCACGTGCTGCAGAAGCACGACGAGGTGTTCCAGCGCACCACCAGCGGCGTCGGCGCCAACATCGAGAACCGCTGGACCTTCGTCGCCTTCGCCGGGAAGGCCTGA
- the LOC112051654 gene encoding ecto-NOX disulfide-thiol exchanger 2 isoform X1 has product MSGRRDRSRSPVRGNRREKAMDPNKNDPTMSTAMMNPMMMQSMMMSQGNMMLPGMYNMMMPNAMLGSGMMPSTGMEMMQSSAMDMSAIQPQIDMSAMGTTQTMATSSQSMDMGMMSGMMMDPMMGMYSNVTGEIQEAKEIVLKHCKLIPPTSGSPHPPRRAKPPGCRTIFVGGLPEKIRESHVRDIFERYGRIHILRLSKKNFCHIRFDRETCVDAAMVISGYRVKLLSKEKDEDDEDSQATNGWLHVDYALSRDDQNEYERRQRQAMRVQQQQMQQQMSVQENMASRNMNYRRSPSPVRIQVFSNAAMVQLGEKIKSEEHFASSLPTLVSWLERGECSKKTSTQFYSMIQATNSHIRRLFGEKMQAEEEFQECKERVKNHIQSVIEQLEQVAKVFTAATHQRVWDHFTKPQRKNIETWQKMTQEFHALKEEFNDKFYNEESEFNGYTKGQGSVDNEEVQQLKRENESLQFQLEAYKNEVDVIKADAQKEMEKFKAQFIARQLLQGAMDKNPPLPSPVVKPPPPPPLPDDMETKVMVKDEVDPASGEAKLIGVMSAFLQVHPQGASLDYVVSYVRALFPGVSQASIHHVLQKHDEVFQRTTSGVGANIENRWTFVAFAGKA; this is encoded by the exons ATGTCAG gCAGAAGGGATAGATCAAGATCTCCAGTGAGAGGAAATAGAAGAGAAAAAGCAATGGATCCAAACAAAAATGATCCCACAATGTCGACTGCTATGATGAACCCAATGATGATGCAGAGCATGATGATGTCTCAAG gaAACATGATGTTGCCTGGAATGTACAATATGATGATGCCAAATGCTATGTTGGGAAGTGGCATGATGCCGTCTACTGGGATGGAAATGATGCAAAGCAGTGCCATGGATATGTCAGCTATTCAGCCTCAGATTGACATGTCTGCAATGGGAACGACACAGACTATGGCAACATCTTCTCAGTCCATGGATATGGGGATGATGAGTGGCATGATGATGGATCCTATGATGGGGATGTATTCTAACGTAACTGGGGAAATACAAGAAGCAAAAGAGATAGTTCTCAAACATTGCAAATTAATACCACCAACAAGTGGGTCACCCCATCCGCCACGTAGAGCAAAACCACCGGGATGTCGAACAATCTTTGTTGGTGGATTACCTGAAAAGATAAGAGAGAGCCATGTGAGAGATATATTTGAACGCTATGGCAGGATTCATATACTGCGGCTGTCAAAAAAGAACTTCTGCCACATTCGGTTTGATAGAGAAACATGTGTGGATGCTGCCATGGTGATATCTGGTTACAGAGTTAAACTATTAAGCAAAGAAAAggatgaagatgatgaagatTCTCAAGCTACTAATGGTTGGCTACATGTGGACTATGCTTTG agcaGAGATGATCAAAACGAGTATGAGAGACGGCAACGTCAAGCAATGCGGGTCCAACAGCAGCAAATGCAGCAACAGATGTCAGTGCAGGAGAACATGGCGAGCAGGAACATGAACTACCGCCGCTCTCCGTCGCCCGTGCGGATACAAGTATTTTCAAATGCAGCCATGGTGCAGTTGGGTGAAAAAATCAAAAGTGAAGAACATTTCGCGAGCTCTCTGCCT aCTTTAGTTTCATGGCTCGAGCGTGGAGAGTGCTCTAAAAAGACATCCACTCAATTTTATAGCATGATTCAAGCTACAAACTCTCACATTAGAAGACTATTTGGCGAAAAAATGCAGGCAGAAGAGGAGTTCCAGGAGTGTAAAGAAAGGGTTAAGAATCATATACAGAGTGTGATCGAACAAC TCGAGCAGGTGGCGAAAGTGTTCACTGCGGCCACGCACCAACGGGTTTGGGATCACTTTACTAAACCTCAGCGAAAGAACATTGAAACATGGCAAAAAATGACACAG GAGTTTCACGCTCTGAAAGAGGAATTCAATGATAAGTTCTATAATGAAGAGTCTGAGTTCAATGGGTACACCAAGGGGCAGGGTAGTGTTGATAACGAAGAAGTACAACAACTGAAG agAGAAAATGAAAGTCTTCAATTCCAATTGGAAGCTTACAAAAATGAAGTTGACGTCATAAAAGCTGATGCTCAGAAAGAAATGGAGAAGTTCAAAGCGCAATTCATAGCACGCCAATTATTGCAAGGAGCAATGGACAAAAAT CCACCACTGCCGTCTCCGGTGGTgaagccgccgccgccgccgccactgCCCGACGACATGGAGACCAAGGTGATGGTGAAGGATGAAGTGGATCCTGCGAGTGGCGAAGCCAAGCTGATTGGTGTCATGTCGGCGTTCTTGCAG GTGCACCCACAAGGCGCCAGCCTGGACTACGTGGTGTCGTACGTGCGCGCGCTGTTCCCCGGCGTGTCGCAGGCCAGCATCCACCACGTGCTGCAGAAGCACGACGAGGTGTTCCAGCGCACCACCAGCGGCGTCGGCGCCAACATCGAGAACCGCTGGACCTTCGTCGCCTTCGCCGGGAAGGCCTGA
- the LOC112051666 gene encoding meiosis-specific with OB domain-containing protein isoform X2 yields MAGVRKVCLNSLNIKIDNALIVGIIIAKNSPRTIGQKKKNGESRGVMSFTLRDSIIDTINANVWGSEYFVITFYERFLVGDVVSITNPKICIKGGDNEMYRPQVTSPFCLSLNEGMSDMYTFDGDAYGSYLPLLHVPTKPCAGYCGLSEVLKITGTDMTVRTIEIMDNTTPAPVILDTFDIDTIQRAEQWRPLESVLFVADARVSWRNMAARVQTCSRTVITHQPHTPEAESLRLYMRNQSSTGDGEAAMWAAWSGERANTACVSQIRDRLSSGVPFCAALHALLTHLDLDDFVTSKDGSLEELKVRFADHTGELNARIPVKVVEDAFGYSANQLVSMSADDRASLRWRFLLEQCCTKIAVTSARLVVLSLRRASAADPIPLY; encoded by the exons atggCGGGAGTTAGGAAAGTTTGTCTTAATagtttgaatattaaaatagataatgcaTTAATTGTTGGAATTATTATAGCCAAAAATAGTCCACGTACTATAGGTCAGAAAAAAAAGAATGGAGAATCACGAGGTGTCATGTCTTTTACATTGCGTGATTCTATTATTGATACAATCAATGCGAACGTTTGGGGTTcagaatattttgtaataacttTCTATGAAAGATTTCTCGTGGGTGACGTTG TTTCCATCACAAACCCAAAAATTTGTATCAAGGGTGGCGACAATGAAATGTATAGGCCACAG GTGACTTCTCCATTTTGCCTGTCACTGAACGAAGGCATGTCGGATATGTACACTTTTGACGGAGACGCGTACGGCTCTTACCTGCCGCTCCTGCATGTTCCTACAAAGCCTTGCGCGGGGTACTGCGGCCTTTCAGAAGTATTGAAAATCACAG GTACAGATATGACGGTACGTACTATCGAAATAATGGACAATACGACACCTGCCCCTGTCATCCTCGATACATTTGATATTGACACAATtcaaag AGCTGAACAATGGCGTCCGCTAGAGAGCGTGCTGTTTGTGGCGGACGCGCGCGTGTCGTGGCGCAACATGGCGGCGCGCGTGCAGACGTGCTCGCGCACCGTGATCACGCACCAGCCGCACACGCCCGAGGCGGAGTCCCTGCGGCTGTACATGCGCAATCAGTCCAGCACCG GCGACGGCGAGGCGGCTATGTGGGCCGCGTGGAGCGGCGAGCGCGCGAACACGGCGTGCGTGTCGCAGATACGAGACCGGCTCAGCTCCGGAGTGCCGTTCTGCGCCGCGCTACACGCACTACTCACTCATCTGGACTTGGACGACTTTGTGACCTCCAA GGACGGAAGTTTGGAGGAATTGAAGGTGCGTTTTGCAGATCACACCGGCGAGCTAAACGCGAGGATACCGGTCAAAGTAGTTGAAGATGCTTTCGGATACTCG GCGAATCAATTAGTCTCAATGTCAGCTGATGACCGAGCGTCCCTCCGTTGGAGATTCCTGCTGGAGCAATGCTGCACTAAGATAGCAGTGACGTCAGCGCGCCTCGTCGTCTTATCCTTGCGACGTGCCTCAGCGGCTGATCCAATACCTTTATATTGA
- the LOC112051667 gene encoding dynein intermediate chain 3, ciliary, producing the protein MVEKQEKVEITYEYTRRRKGFGRQTLFGDHGPNLCVSIPSNPAMYKNYILRNPVHFGIQNTGTTSEHWVNSVRAEYTSSGMNHIEGGWPKDINTNDPEAMQRYRRKIEKDDAYIHAVMHLGHSMEHNILQNNAVDMYEIYYSELGTIPPVERSSCHTVNVYREPGSNRRPVRSLSWQADGARLASAHADVNFMRNTRSPQCSYIWDIENANAPELIISPPQPLLDLQYNPRDQHILVGGMMNGQVGCWDMRRGSEAVALCPPHIAHRDLASNVLFINSKSGAEFFSSSPDGVVKWWDIRNISEPTDSMIIDPVKTNNDTQSVENALGISALEYEPTIPTRFMVGTETGLVIGGNRKGKTPLEKLPSKYEAHFGPVYALQRNPTFLKNFLTVGDWTARVWSEDCRESSILWTYAHRTKLTDGAWNPIRFSLLLVTQWDGCLSCWDLLRRRSAPIVTAQLCDEPLLRLRPHEGGQLVACGSSLGTIYLPELSQNLGTADKNDKQLLTHILERENKRERILEARMREIRLRMRQDRDGGQQLADNESCVSDKDLEEATTEYLQTVSELHALQQKSQQT; encoded by the exons ATGGTAGAGAAGCAAGAGAAAGTAGAGATCACATACGAGTATACGCGACGTAGGAAGGGATTTGGAAGGCAAACTCTTTTCGGAGATCATGGTCCAAATCTATGTGTCAGTATCCCATCAAACCCAGCCATGTACAAAAACTATATCCTACGGAATCCAGTACATTTTGGTATCCAGAACACTGGGACTACGTCGGAACATTGGGTAAACTCTGTAAG AGCTGAATATACCAGTTCTGGTATGAATCACATAGAAGGTGGCTGGCCAAAGGATATTAATACTAACGACCCCGAAGCTATGCAACGATATCGACGTAAAATCGAAAAGGATGATGCATATATTCACGCCGTTATGCATCTAGGACAT AGCATGGAGCACAACATACTTCAAAACAACGCCGTGGACATGTACGAGATATACTATTCCGAACTCGGAACAATTCCTCCCGTGGAGCGGAGCAGTTGTCACACAGTTAACGTGTACAGAGAGCCGGGATCGAACCGGCGACCGGTGCGCTCACTGTCGTGGCAGGCGGACGGCGCGCGGCTAGCGTCCGCACACGCAGATGTCAACTTCATGAGGAATACACGCAGCCCGCAGTGTTCGTACATTTGGGATATAG AAAACGCAAACGCACCGGAGTTAATAATCTCACCTCCTCAGCCGCTATTAGATTTACAATACAACCCTCGCGATCAACATATTCTTGTTGGCGGAATGATGAACGGCCAA GTAGGTTGTTGGGACATGCGGAGAGGCAGCGAGGCTGTGGCGCTGTGTCCCCCGCACATAGCGCACAGAGATCTGGCCAGCAACGTTCTGTTCATTAATTCCAAATCTGGTGCTGAGTTCTTCTCATCTTCCCCTGACGGCGTTGTTAAGTG GTGGGATATTAGAAATATAAGTGAACCAACCGATTCAATGATAATAGACCCCGTCAAAACTAATAACGACACTCAGAGCGTCGAAAACGCATTGGGTATATCAGCTCTGGAGTACGAACCAACTATTCCCACGCG ATTCATGGTAGGGACTGAAACCGGACTAGTGATTGGAGGTAATCGGAAAGGAAAAACACCTTTAGAAAAGCTACCTTCTAAG TACGAAGCTCACTTCGGGCCAGTTTATGCATTACAAAGAAATCCGACGTTCCTGAAGAACTTCCTAACAGTCGGCGATTGGACTGCTAGAGTGTGGAGCGAAGATTGCCGCGAATCGTCAATACTTTGGACGTACGCACATAGAACTAAACTTACCGATGGAGCGTGGAATCCAATCAG ATTTTCGCTTCTACTAGTAACGCAGTGGGACGGCTGTCTGTCGTGTTGGGATCTCCTGCGCAGACGGAGCGCGCCCATCGTCACTGCGCAGCTGTGTGATGAGCCGCTACTGCGGCTGCGGCCACACGAAGGA GGTCAATTGGTGGCATGCGGCAGTAGCCTGGGGACCATATATTTGCCGGAATTATCACAAAATCTTGGAACCGCTGATAAGAACGATAAACAACTTTTGACGCAC ATACTCGAACGTGAGAACAAACGCGAACGCATCCTCGAAGCCCGTATGAGAGAAATAAGACTGCGAATGAGACAAGACAGGGACGGCGGGCAACAGCTCGCTGACAACGAGTCGTGCGTCAGCGACAAGGATCTGGAGGAGGCTACCACTGAGTACTTGCAGACCGTTAGCGAACTGCACGCGTTGCAGCAGAAAAGTCAACAAACATAG